A segment of the Triticum urartu cultivar G1812 chromosome 1, Tu2.1, whole genome shotgun sequence genome:
tcaaaccctgatcaattcaggggctaatgatgaagctatgtacctaggttagggtcatggacctgtccgacataccctccccaaggacatctctacaaagaatcagaaaTAGTCGAAGAGAAACCATGGTCCACTCGACtatgaagatgtgctcactcgaccaccttgaagacactcgaccaacttgaagacactcgaccgccagaagatgagaaactctccactctgcaacggtcaagacttaaaccatagctttatgggcatttatagcactttattgCAGACGTTACCAATAACGCCCctcctttatgagcattgaaccctatgtaacggaggggagctggggtcctggcacactctatataagccacccccctcctctgggacaggggttcgcactttctgtaattcacacacacatagtcagtcgaccgcctcagggacgtagggctgttacttcctcctcctctgggacgtagggctgttactttctccgagaagggcctgaactcgtaaactcgtgtgtacaactcctccatagctaggatcttgcctctacattcctaccaccctattctactgtcagtcttaggaCCGTGACAGGGGGCGctccccccctagggcgcgcccccctgcctcgtgggcccctcggtgctccaccgacgtactccttcctcctatatttatctacgtacccccaaacgatcagaccaggagccaaaaacctaattccaccgccgcaactttctgtatccacgagatcccatcttgaggcctgttccgtagctccgccggaagaggaccgtcatcacggagggcttctacatcatcctagcccctccgatgaagtgtgagtagtttacctcagaccttcgggtccatagttagtagctagatggcttcttctctctctttgaatctcaatacaaagttctccccctctcttgtggagatccattcgatgtaatcttctttttgcggtgtgtttgttgagaccgatgaattgtgggtttatgatcaagtctatctatgagtaatatttgaatcttctctgaattcttttatgtatgattggttatctttgcaagtctcttcgaattatccgtttggtttggccaactagattggtagttcttgccatgggagaagtgcttagctttgggttcgatcttgtggtgtccttacccagtgacagaaggggtagcaaggcacgtattgtatcgttgccatcgaggataacaagatggggtttatttcatattgcatgaatttatctctctacatcatgtcatcttgcttaaggcattactctgtttttaacttaatactctagatgcatgctggatagcggtcgatgagtggagtaatagtagtagatgcagaatcgtttcgatctacttgtcacggacgtgatgcatatatacatgatcatgcctagatattctcataactatgctcaattctgtcaattgctcaacagtaatttgttcacccactgtagaatacttatactcttgagagaagccactagtgaaacctatgccccccgggtctattctcatcatatcaatctctattactttaatcttgctttgcttttttactttgcttttactttttactttgcatctttataccaaaaatagcaaaaatattatatctatcagatctcactctcgtaagtgaccgtgaagggattgacaacccctaatcgcgttggttgcgagtagctatcgctttgtgcaggtacaagggacttgagcgtggcctcctactggattgataccttggttctcaaaaattgagggaaatacttacgctactctgctgcatcatcccttcctcttcggaaaaaaccaacgcaagctcaagacgtagcagccCTCCCCAAAAAGTAAGAAATTAGCGTTGAATTCCGGAAGAGATATGTTATCTCCTTTGATAATGGTGAGACCAACTTCTTGAGAAGAAACCTAGAACTTGAAAGACCAATTTTGTAAACGCTCAACCTTGTAGCGCGATGCATAACCCCCGAAGCAGGACAGAAGAATGGTGGCGACAGACTGAACATAGAGCTGGATCTTGGATCTTGTGAACTCCACCACCATAGGAAATCCTTTGGCGGTGTCATTTTCCTCAGCGTTGGTGCGAACGCCCCAGACTCTCCAGATCTCTTCCTCGAAATCACGCCCCTGGCCAAAGTTAAGACCGGACAGAGACATAGCGAAACCGAACAATGGTGGACGCCGCACCCGGAGTGGATTGCAGCGGGCGGTAGGGGAGGTTATGGGGCCGCCGTGGCCGGAAAGAACGACGACGGGGACAGTGGTGGCCGCCGTGGCCGGAACGGCCAGCGACGGGGCTCTCAGGCGGGGCTCTCAGACGAGGCCCTTCCGTTGGTATTTTCTTCCCCATCTCTCCCTCAATCAAACTCGAAAACCCCTGCCAATTCCACAGTAGCGCGACAACACGTTCATCCAAGGTTGTCACGCTCTGACTCCTCTTGTTCATCATCCGCACGATCACGGTTCAGGTGCTCCTGCCTTTGACTTTGCCGTCCTATGGGATCCCATAAGGACCCTCGCCATTTGGAATGCCACTGTCGCCCAGACATATGATGCAAGTATAGAGGACTGTATGTAACTATTTtgataagagtgtcgaaccaaaAGGAACAGAAAGAATCGGTGCCTGGAAAATAGGTAGGAATAACTACAAAAAGCTTCCCAGAAAAAACTATAAAACGCTAGATAAACGCTAGATAGGGTGATAGTAATGTTTATGGCAATATGGATGATTGCAAACAATTAAAAAATAACAATAAAGTAGACATATTTCATGAATGACAGAATCATCAACAAGTCACTTGCTCAACCGTGTTAAGGCATGTACAATGATTGATAAGACAATCTTATCTTAAATCTGCCATGTGATGAAGACAGTAAAAAATGATCTATGATGGGTTATTTTTTAGTCTTATGTTTAATAACAAAATATCCCTCATGAGATAAATgctgctaagagatcatctcttaaTTAAAAGAAGGCATTTTTATGGTTTATCTTCTTTTCATCTCATCATTTATTTTATGTGGAAGATAACACCATTACACATGGGACGTGGCTGTTCTGATCCCGAGTTCATGTGAGCTCGGGTGAATATTAAAAATGCTAtttttgttgaaaacattgacaAATGTTGTCATGTAGTGATGAAATTTTGCAAGATATCAAAACATTTGTTAATGTTTGATAAAAAAATCAgatttttaaaaaatattttttttaattttaCTGTTCACCCGAGCTCACTTGCCCTTATGTGCTCGAAAAGCTTCCCATACTCCCACGTCACAAATCATTCTCCAGCTCACGCAGTGTCCTGAACCGTGAAAACACACACGGTTCCTCTCTCTGAAGCCGGCACGTACGTTCCCCGGCGCGCGCCGTGTGGCTCCCGTCGCCGTCGAAGACGGCAACCGAGCCGAGAGCAGCGGGCGTGTGCGCCAGCTGCAGCCCTGCCATCCATCCCCCGCGCGCCACCTCGAAGCAAGCCGGCACTCGGTCGCGCCGATGCACTGCTCCTCCTTTTCGCCGTCCCGATCCCTTTCTTCCTCGATCACCAATCCACGTCGAAGCCCCTGCAACCAAGGGGGCGAATAAATCGGCGACCCGTAAGTGCCGCCGCTCCATTCGTGGGGCATCCGACCGTACCTAGTCTGCGCCGCGTGCCGTACGTAGCACCCGACACGCCACACCACGTATACGTCGACACACGAAACGCGCGCGCACCGGACAGATTCACTGATCGTGCGCGTGATATCTCTCCGAATCGCCGGTAGGAACCCGTCATGATTCCCGTCACCACCACGGAGAaggcgtgtgtgtgtgtggtggaaTCACCCGGCCTGACGGTAATAATAATAACGGACAGTGATCAGTCAAGAGAGAGCAATAATTCGCGGATGCTCGTCTCGCCCACGGCCAGCCATTTGATTCGCTCCGACTAAATGCGGATGGTTCCACGTGTGGTCGTCCTGGCCGCGCGCGGAAGGAATTATGGCGCCGTTTGCTTGCGCCGGTGGTGCAACCGTAGGTCCGGGAGAACGATCATGGTTGAATATGTCACCCTCGCGATAAAAGCTGGTGAATATGTTGTGGTCGTCACTGCCCATCTACACTGACTGACACTGATCGAGAAGCCGGGCATGCTGCATGCAACCTCCCTTTccaaaaataaaacaaaattgGAAGAACCGTGCGTCTACACGATCAAAGCTTTCGTGCGCATCTACCTGCTTATCACTTATCAGGCACTCCTATTGTGTTGCTAGAGTTTGTAGGTTGGAACCGCTTCCTTTTTTAGAAATATTGGAATTACTTTTGTAGACGGACGATCCTTGTAGAGGGAAAAAGATGAACAATTGCTCCCATGTCCGTTAGAGCAACACCAACTCGACGAGCCATTTCGTCCGTCCATGTCCGTTTGAATCGAAGCAAACAAAAACGATGGCTCAAAACGCCGACCCAAACCCAAACGTGTCTGCTTCGTGCCCGCGTCGACGCGGACACACATTGGGTGTGCCGCGCTCAATCCGCCGCGGCCCCACATGTCGGCTGGCCAACCACCGGATGCGGTCATATTTACATCGGCCACCTACCGCGGGCCCACACGTCAGCCACCATGCAGCCGTCATCAACACCACTTATCCATTGCCATCTTCACTACCATAGCCTCCATGTCCATTAGATTTATTACTTGTAGTCGAGATTCCATTGTGATCAACGATATTGTAAAACTATGAAGTATCTTTTTATAGAATGTCAATTGTTTGTGATTCTATCGCATGTGTAAGTAATCCCCTTGGGCTAATGGCCGAGGCATAGTCTCGCCGCCTCGTGTATGGGAAAGAAGGGATTGACAGTATGACTTTACTTTATCTTTTTTGTCGAATTATTTATCTCTTGTCTCTATCTCAATCTTACGGCTTGCCGGTACCCGAGACACCAAATATTGGTACAAGGAGATGTAAAGGGCATGGGAGAGTGGAAAGGTTATAGCAAAAATGGATGACAATTGAGTCATACGGTAGCTAGAACTAATTCTTGGGAGAGACTGATGCGCTCATCAAACGCTAAAGCATTGGTTTAGTTTATTCTTAATAACCGAGGTAACCCTATAAGTCAGATTGGGCCAAGGTTGGACAATCCAATCTTCGATGCGGCGGTAGTCGGTCGTGGTAACGTATATCTTATTACCTACCGATGTATTATTGCTCCATATTATCATCCCAAGTGCGCATACACAGCTACAGGAGAAACCTTAACACTGACTTATTTTTTTATTGTTATGACCTCTACGATATTTTGACGCAGCCGCATCTACCTGAGCTTCATGGGGCGAAAAAGGACCAAAACAAAATCAAGTCGCGATGCCATCCATTTTGCAAGTCACTTAGGTGAAAGAAAGCAATAATTAGACCCCAAAATTTCACATGCCCTCCGGCAATGCCAAACATCATTGTCAAAACGAGGACATGATGAGAAGATCTTACATGATGAGAAGATCTTATCCCTCGCTGCCGACGGCGCTATCGTTTCACCACAACCAACGAGACGCCTAGACTAAACCCTAGCTATTGCTAGGGCGAAGTGAGACCACACCACCACTCTAGATCATGGTTCCAAGCATCTCACCAATGCCGCAAGGCACCTGAAGATGAGGTGTACCGATGGTGGAAGCTCTTACGAGGAACCTGAGTCGCCCTTCTTTTAGTATCATACAACAATCTTCAGTATCTCATTGACCCCTAGTAAGGATCCAATTGGGCATCTCATGAAACCCGCATATAAGTCATATTTAAGCCAATCCTATATTAAACTCAAATAAAAATTTGGATTAGATTGATTTTGAGTATACTTGTACCCGATGGTTTTCGCCGGCAGGAGCCCTCGTCCCTGGCCCCTAGCCTTGATGCTGTTGCTGTCAACTAAAGGGTAAAAtcaaattttatttttttataaatAAAGGGTAACATCAAAAATTTATAGGAACAGTTGACAACTCCAGAATTTCTACGGAAGTTCTACTAGTATTAATTATCACGGCATCATCCAAATGAGAGGGGGGAAATTGAAATCAGAGACGCTAATAAGCTTGTTCCGCCATGACAAAATCTAAACAACAACATTCCAAGGAGTATTATGAATTATCCCCCGCAAAAAAAATTATGAATTATGATTACCCATGCGTGCATGCGCGCATGCATGGCGTGTACTGTAATCATCTAACAAAGTGCGCGGCGCGATCCCTCGCGGCGgggcgctgctgctgctgcatgcGCAGCTGGTCGTGGAACCACACGATGAACTCATCGGCGCGCCGGTCGACCACGCCCTTGCGCCCTTCCTCGTCGTCCTCCGCCCTCGCCGCGAACGGCGAGTCCGTGATCCGCACCTGCCGCGGCGCCGGCCCGCGCCCGGCCGCCCAAGGCACCGTCGCgccctccacgtcctcctcctcctccacgtCGTCCATCAGCTCGAACAGCGTCTTCACCGCAGGAGCCGAGGTGTACTCCGGAAGGTCGCCGTGTTGCTGCTGCGGGAGCAGGCTCTGGCCCCGGTGCCGGTGCGCGCGGCGGCTGCGCCTGTGCAGCGGCGGGCTGCTGCAGCTGAACTCGACCTCGCGGGGCCGGTACTGGTACTGCTGGTACACGGCGGCGCCTGGGTCCATGGACCGGCACGAGAGCGTGGACGAGAGCGAGGACGCGCCGCCCCTGCCACTGTGCACGCCGCGGCCGCGCGGGTACGGGTGCACCGCGGCGCCCGGGTCCATGGACCGGCACGAGAACGCCGCTGCCAGGTACGTCGTGAACGCCGGATCCTGGTCCCGCGTCGACGACAGGTGGTTGTGATGGCGCTTGGACGACGACAGCATGTGGTGCAGGTTCACGCCGAGCGCCGCGAGCTTGGGCTGGTGCTTGCCGAGGCCCCTGACGAGCACAAGGTGCACGGCGCGCACCATGCGCCACAGCTTCTTGGCGCTCAGCGCCGGCGCGGCCGTCGGGACCTGCTCGCCACGGCCGACACCGTCCTCCTCCATCCCCGCCGGCTGATAGTGATACGTATCCCCGCTCATGTCCATCGATCGCCCTACCTCTCCTCCTTTCTCGTTCTGTAAAATTCTAGTGCTCTTGGGCGCTTCTTCTTGGCCTAGCAAACTAATGGATCTCTGCATCTGACTGGAGCGGAAGAGTAGCAACCGCGGTATTTAAAGAAGGGTCACGTCGTGTGATGGCCACAGACCGCAGGACATTGATGCCACGGAGAATTATTGGCGCAATATAATGGTCTTCAAATTGTTCTTTTTGTGCTCATCTGCTAGCTCACGACGTGGTCACCCGGGGTTGGCCGATTTAGTTCCACATATATGTGCATGAGATCTTAGGCAGGAGGTCAGCACGGGCTTGCGTGTCATGCCATACATATCTGGCAAGCTCATACGATAGATGCATGGAATTGGTAAGCTTTTAAGCCCGCTTTTCTTGATACGCGCGTTCTGGTACACTGACTAAGAGTTTCCACGTTTAGCTTGCGTGATCTGCAGTCGAGAGAGAAAGGCTACAAGGTAGGTTGCTTGAGATATCAACGTGACCTTCCCTCGACACTTTTTACCATGAAAAATAGGTTTCTTGATGAAGTAGAAATGAGAGAAAAACGAAGAAATTCAGTGCCGAGGTTATGTATCTGTCCATTCTTGATTTGGTCATTCGATTCTATAACCCTAAACTTTTGGACTAGAAACACTTTAGCCCTAGGTCTCAGTCAAAAGTGTTACAACCGACGGAATAATGTTACTTCACTGTTGGTTCCTCAATGACATGTCGATCTCTAGATTTGGTCACTGGGTTCTAAGTTCTAACCCTAAACTTTTGACATGGGGAAACTTTAGCGCCAGATACCAATCAAAGTGTTACAATCATACCTGCAAAAGAAATCTATTACAATCAACAAAATAGTggtggtttcttttcttttttttcaggAAAAATTTCAAATCTATTCATTGAACATCATGGCAGTATAAAGAACACGAGAAGTAACAAAAACTACATCCATAttcgtagaccacctagcgacgattACAAGCACCGGaacgagccgaaggcgcgccgccgtcatcacCCTTTCTCACCGGAGCCGCGCAAACAAACCTTTGAAAGTTGGAAGAAATGAGAGGAAATCGAAGAAATTCATGTCGCAGTTATATATCTGTCCGTTCTTGATTTGGTCATTCGATTCTACAACCCTAAACCTTTGAAACCAAAAAAACTTTAGCCCTAGGTCTCAGTCAAAAGTGTTATAGCTTACGTACAATTGATGGGGTAATGTTACTTCATTGTTGGTTCCTCAATGATATGTCGATTTCTAGATTTGGTCACTGGTTCTGAGTTCTAACTCTAAACTTTTCACATGGGGAAACTTTAGCGCTAGATACCAGTCAAAGTGTTGCAATCATCCCCGTAAAACAAAACTATTACAACCAACGGAATAGTGGTGGCTTCTTCTTTTTTTGCCGGAAAAATTTCCAATCTATTCATTGAACATCATGGAAGTACAAAGAAAATGAGAAGTAACAAAAATTACATCCATATTCTTAGACCACCTAGCAACGACTAGAAGCATtggagcgagccgaaggcgcACTGGCATCATCACGCTCCCTCACCGGAGTCGTGCAAACCTATACCTTTAAAAGTGGGTAGAAATGAGAGGAAATCAAAGAAATTCATGCCGCGGTTATATATCTGTCCATTCTTGATTTGGTCATTCGATTATATAACCTTAATGCTATGAGACTAGAAAAACTTTAGCCCTAGGTCTCAGTCAAAAGTGTTATAGCTTACGTACAACCGATGGAATAATGTTACTTCATTGTTGGTTCCTCAATGATACATCGATTTCTAGACATGGTCACTGGGTTCTAAGTTCTAACTCTAAACTTTTGACATGGGGAAACTTTAGCGCTACATATCAGTCAAAGTGTTACAATCGTCACCGCAAAAGAAAACTATTGCAATCGATGGAATAGTGGTGGTTTCATACACATAGCAGTCCACTCAGCACAAGAAAAATACGAAAAAGAAGTGAATTAGAAAAAGGAAATCAGAAGAAGGCAAGCAAAAACATGGAAAAACTCATGAGTCTGGAGAAGCCTAGATCTTCTTGAGCTCTTGTCTGAATATTCATTTGTGTTATTACATTAATTAACATAATTCGATCGACGACACCTCTAACCACTACCATGGCAGGTCTAGCCACCCTGTGACGAGCGAATAGATTATCCCTCTGGTGACCCAGTGTTTATGACTACCGATTTTGTcaagtattttttttattttgtgttaTCTTGTACTCCCTCCAGTACATATCAATTGTTGCTGATTTAGTACAACAATTAATATGTATCGGAGGGAGTATAAACGGCTTAGTTTTTTTTTGCAGGGAATAAAAGGCTTAGGTTACATGTATTTGAGGGGGTATTATAACTATCTCCATGATGTCGTCATCTGCTTAAGCTATGTTAAAGACAACTAAGAGCTTAAATTCAATTGTAACCCTACACAAATACTCAACACAAATTTAACATGTTGTGACTTAGAAGGGGTAATATAACTATCTCCATGGTGTCATCATCTGCTTAAGCTATGTTAAGACAATTAGGAGCTTTTTGGGGTGTTAAGAGCGTAGTTCGACATGGGCACTTAGCTAGAGAAACCACAATCATTGTGGTCATGCTTGGGACCATCGATAGACATTATGAAGAAAAGGGCATTGATATTTTCATTAACTAGTGTCTACTCCATGGAAGAAAATCAGTCAGGAAATTGATGTTTTAGTCAAATCTAAAACACTCAAGACAATCAGTCAGCAAATTCCAGACCGTATCATACAACAGATTCACATGGAAAAAGCCAGTTCTCGCATGAACCGGAAAGGGCTCACTTAATTAGCATGATAGCACAAAACTGAAATGATGAGTTGTGCGTGGCAAACATGTGGCTAGTAGTATTACTATTAGTGTACCAAGATAACTGTGTCAATACAAAGTGTTATGATGACGACATATTAGTACTAATTAAAAAGGAGGATATGTTGTCCTTGTGCCCTCCATGAATTATGAAAGAAAAAAGTGGAATTTTGATGTCACCAGCTAGACTAGCCAGCCTCAGCCAGCAGGTCACTGTTCATTAATTGGAATGTTTTATGCAATACAGTTTAATACCAGGGATGAGTCCATaagaagcagcagcagccgcTGATAATCTTGATATCACTGTCCGAGTTTAATGGTACACCCCACTAATTATACACAACCGGCATCTGTCCACCTCAAACAAAACAGCTAATGCCCAACATCACCTGTTCATATGGATGGGTATATGCACGTATGTATGAGCGCTTGCATCTGCACTGTGTTTAAAAAAAGTATTTCCGGTGGTGTTTAGTATGCAACTTTTGATCTAAGTAGGCTCATACACGTGTCTAAGATCTCTTAGAAAGGACATGTATACATGTTTAATTTTGGCACCTATTAGTAGTCAGAACACCATGTACTCCCAAAAAGATCCCATGGAGAACACCGTGGTAGAAGTTGCCTGCCCAAACTTGTGTGCTACGCAAGAGAAAATTTGAGGGAATTAGTAGCAGGGATGAGACAAAATGAAGAAGGCAGTTAATCGAGAGCCTCAAAATGGTATGAGACCTTGACCTTCTCTAAAAGCAGAAATGCAAGCCGCCATCGATCTGAATGTTGACTGTGATTTAGGTAAGTACGGTTTGCCTTTGGAACAAATTTTATTTTTAGGCTCCCTCGCAAATTATTATTTTTTTAGGCACAACGGACAGCCTAAACACCTTGTGTTCTAAGCCTTCTCTGGTGTGTTAATGGTTGCCTAAATTTTTCCATGGTTCCTTGTGGTTCATTGTAAAAATTGAAAAATAAAATTAACAGGCTCAAGAAAAATGGTAGACTTCAGCCCCATGGCGGTCGAACAGTGGCGTCTGCCTTCTTTTCTTACTTCATACCAAATTTATTGAATGATGGTTACATCTTCACGCAAAAAAAGGTTGCATATTTTATTCAACGGTGTTGCATCCTTCACCAGGATCATAACGAGGAAATCAGGAGCGTCTCCAGGAAAGACCTGATCCGATCCCTGTGTATAACCACCTTAGCGAACTCATTTCAACCCTTTTATGTCGCAATGACAATGTATATAGCGAACAGATAAAGACTCCTTGGCCAAGGCTATGCGGCTTAAAGCAGCGCATAACCTCGACAACCATGGTATTACGTCATCACCGAAATCCTTTCTAGTTTTTTCCAATACTACCATCGTTTCTAAGTTGAATAATGTGGGTGCTAGTCTTGGAAAGAACAGGATGGATATTTCTATTTCGACAAACGCTTTGAAACATTTGGAATATAATCGATTAAAAGTTATTCCACGTTTTTGTAGCAAGTCTTTTGCCTCCCATACTGAGGAGGAGGAGTTGCATGCCACATCAGATGGTCAGCTACGCTCTCACTTAGTAGGAGCAGTTTCGGATGTGGCTCTAGATGAACCCGGCCGGGCTTAGTTCTTTGATTGAGCTTACAGCCTCCGGACGCAAATCAAAGACCGCACGTTTGAAAAAAAGTTAGTAAGTCCCATAAGAGGACGGATTTTTGTAGATCTCCTATTGTTTCCCCATGAATGCATTATCTTTTAATAGCAGAGGTCTTGGTGACTTGGCTAAATATTTATTTATTGCGGAGTGTAAGAGGAATATAATTTAGATATTTTTGGCCATCTCTAAAACGGGGAGATGTGATTTCTCAGTAAGTCTGCTTAACCGTCTTTCTGGCGGGATAGAATTCACTTGGGttttgatacatccattttgtatcatgcttttatattgatatttattgcattatgggctgttattacacattatatcacaatacttatgtctattctctcttatttataaggtttacatgaagagggagaatgtcgacagctggaattctagactggaaaaggagaaaatattagagacctactATGCACAACTCTAAAAGTCCCAAAActtcacataaaatatttttgaaatatataaaaaatattggacgaagaaagcaccagaggggggccaccttccatccacaagggtggagggcgcgccctaccccctgggggcGCCCTCCGGTCTTGTAGGCCACCTAGCAGGCCCCCGACGCCCATCTTCTGATATATGATGTGTTTTGACttggaaaaaatcagaaggaagctttcgatacgaagcgccgccatctcgaggcggaacttgggcaaaaccaatctagggctccggcgaagctgttctgccggggaaattTCCCTCCCGAAGCTGGAAATCGaagtcatcgtcatcaccaacgatcctctcatcgagaagGGGTCAATCTctatcaacatcttcaccaacaccatctcctctcaaaccccagttcatctcttgtatccgatatttttatcaaaaccttagattggtacctgtgggttgctagtagtttgattactctttgtagttgatgctagttggattattcggtggaagatcatatgttcagatccttaatgataattaatactcctctgattatgaacatgaataaaCTTTTGtaagtagttacgtttgttcccgaggacatgggagaagtcttgttataagtaatcatatgagttttgtattcgttcgatattttgatgagatgtatgttgtctctcctctagtggtgttatgtgaacatcgactacatgacacttcactatTATTTGGGTCtagggaaggcattgggaagtaataagtagatgatgggttgctagagtgacagaagcttaaaccctaatttatgtgttgcttcgtaaggggctgatttggatccatatgtttcatgctatagttaggtttaccttaattcttctttcgtagttgaggatgcttgtgagaggggttaatcataagtgggaggcttgtccaaggaaggcaacacccaagcaccggtccacccacatatcaaattatcaaagtaacgaacgtgaatcatatgagcatgatgaaaactaacttgacaacaattcgcatgtgtcctcgggagcgctttgctttatataagagttcgtccaggcttgtcctttgctacaaaaaggattgggccaccttgctgcaccttatttacttttgttacttgttacccgttacgaattatcttatcgcacaactatctgttaccaatagtttcagtgcttgcggagaataccttgctgcaaaccacttgtcatttccttctactcctcgttgggttcgacactcttacttatcgaaaggactacgatagatcccctatacttgtgggtcatcaggttTCACGACCGCCTAGAGATCGTTCTAGGGGCATTTTACTTGGCATAAACACAGGTATTATGGATGTGTTGGCTAGTTCGAATGGCGAGTTTCACGTTAAACTCCATATTCACAACAAGACCGACAACTTCACATGGACCCTCGTGGCTGTTTATGGGACAGCCCAGGAAGAGTTCAAGGCCGATTTTCTCCGAATTGGTTAATCTGGCGAAAGATAATTCCTACCCTATTCTTATAGGAGGGGATTTCAATTTGCTTCGATTTCCACATGAGAAAAGCCGCGATATGTTTGATAATCATTGGCATTTCCTTTTCAATGTTTTCATCGACAACCTAGATGTGCGAGAGGTTTCCATGATTGGGAGACAATTCACTTTGATGAATAGTCTTCCAGAACCAACATATGAGAAACTAGATCGC
Coding sequences within it:
- the LOC125537425 gene encoding uncharacterized protein LOC125537425; its protein translation is MQRSISLLGQEEAPKSTRILQNEKGGEVGRSMDMSGDTYHYQPAGMEEDGVGRGEQVPTAAPALSAKKLWRMVRAVHLVLVRGLGKHQPKLAALGVNLHHMLSSSKRHHNHLSSTRDQDPAFTTYLAAAFSCRSMDPGAAVHPYPRGRGVHSGRGGASSLSSTLSCRSMDPGAAVYQQYQYRPREVEFSCSSPPLHRRSRRAHRHRGQSLLPQQQHGDLPEYTSAPAVKTLFELMDDVEEEEDVEGATVPWAAGRGPAPRQVRITDSPFAARAEDDEEGRKGVVDRRADEFIVWFHDQLRMQQQQRPAARDRAAHFVR